GACCCGGACCGCGTCCGCGGCGTCCTCGGCGACGCGACCGCGCCAGCCGACCACTGGCAGCGAGAACTTGGAGACGAGCCGGTCCGTGAAGGGGGCCGTGGAGAGCCTCGCCAGGAGGATGGGTGTGTCCCCGCGCGAGACCTCGACGCGGGCGCCTGCCGGCAAGTCGATGCGGCGACGACCGTCGCACGTGAGCACCGCGGCGCCCGAGCGCTGCAACAGCTCGAGCGCGAACGTCGAGCGCGGGCCGACGACGAGCGGGCGGGCGAAGAGCGCGTGCGCCGCGAGGGGGACGAGGAGCATCGCGTCGACGTCGGGCCACACGACCGGCCCACCGGCAGAGAAGGCGTGCGCCGTCGAGCCGGTCGCGGTCGACATAACCACGCCGTCGCAGCCGAACGACGACAACGGCCGCCCGTCGACCCCGATCGCGACCTCGATCATGCGCTCGCGGGACGCCTTCTCGACCGTCGCCTCGTTGAGCGCCCAGCCGATCCGTGGCTCGTCCTCGCCGGGCAGCGTGACGCGGACCTCGAGGACGCCTCGTTCCTCGACCACGTAGTCGCGCGCCGCGAGGCGCTGGACAGCCGCGGGCAGGCCCTCGCGCTCGGCCTCCGCGAGGAAGCCCACATGGCCGAGGTTGACGCCGAGCAGCGGGACACCGGTCCCGTGCGTGAGCTCGGCGGCACGCAGGATGGTCCCGTCTCCGCCGAGGACCATGACGACCTCGGACTCCGCGACCCCTTCACGGGTGCGCAGCTGGGCCATGTGGTCGCCGAAGGTCTCGGCGAGGTCGTCGTCGTGGAGGCCGACTTCGAAGCCCGCGTCCTGGAGCTCCTTGACCGCCTCGTGCAGCGCGACGACCGCCTCGGGTCGTCCACCGTGCGTGACGATCAGCACTCTCCTGGTCACAGGGCTCCTCCGGTCGGTCGTGGGTCCGCGGCGGTGCCGTGGTCCTGGGGCGGCGCGCCGTCGTCGGGCACCGGTTGCGAGTCTGTCAGGTCCCGGCGTCCGGAGGTGCCCGGGGCGGCCGTGAGATCGATGACGTCCGTGCCCTCGCGATCCCCCGGGTGCCCGGTGCGGGCGACGAGCGCGACGACGGGCTCGGTCGTCACGGGAGACGCCGCGGCGTGCTCGACGGCGCGGGCCAGCGCCTCCCGGTCGAGGTCCGCCGGCCCGCCGGTCGCGCGCAACCACACGAAGAACTCGCGGTTGCCGCTGGGTCCGGGCAACGGGCTGGGGATCACGCCGAGCGGTTGCAGGCCCAGGGCGGCGGCGTCGAGCGCCACGTCGAGCACCGCCCGCGCGTGCAGAGCCGGGTCGCGGACCACTCCCCCGGTGCCGAGCCGCTCCCGCCCGACCTCGAACTGCGGCTTGACCATGAGCAGCAGGTCCGTACCGCGCGCCACGACCGCGGCGACGGGGGGCAGGACCAGGCGCAGCGAGATGAAGGACAGGTCGGCCACGACCACGTCGGGGGTCTCGTCGAGGTCGTCCGGGGCGAGGTCGCGGACGTTGAAGCCTTCACGGACCACGACGCGCGGGTCCTCGCGCAACCCGGGCACGAGCTGGTCGTGCCCGACGTCGACCGCCACGACCCGACGTGCCCCGCGGCGCAGCAGGACGTCGGTGAACCCGCCCGTCGAGGCGCCCAGGTCGAGGCACGACGCACCCGCGGTGCGAGGGGCGTCGCCCGGAACCTCGGCAGCGATCGCATCGAGGGCACCGGCCAGCTTGAAAGCGGCCCGCGAGGCGTAGCCGGGGTCGGTGGGGTCCTGCTCGACCGCGACGCTCTGCCCGTCCGTCACCGGGAGGGACGGCTTGGCGACGATCCGGCCGTCGATGGTCACGCGTCCGGCGGCGACGAGCTCGGCGGCCTGACGCCGAGAACGGGCGAGGCCACGGCGGACGAGCTCGGCGTCGACGCGTACGCCCACGCTCAGTCCTCCGCGTCCGCGAGGCGCTCCTGGAGGGCCTCGTGGATCGCGTCGAACACCGCGACGTGATGGGTGAGCGGAGCGTCGGCCAGCTCGTCGAGCCGAGTGAGCGCCTGGGCGACCGAGTCGTCGGCGGTCTCGTCGTCCGACGGCGTCGCGCCGGTCCGTACGTCCCCGGGAGTGGGGACGGGGGTCGGGGTGGGGGCGCCGTCGTCGACGGTGTCCTGCGCCATGTGTGGACCTCCAGTCCGTTCCAGGGTGCGGTGCTGCGCACCGGTGGGCGAGGCCCGGCTCACCGCCGTGCTTCACCGCACCGGTGCAACGCTACCGGTCGGGACGCGATCTCAGGGGTTGCCGACAGCAAGCTCGGGGACGGTGTCGGCCTCCACCGAACCGCCAGCGTCGACCGTCGCCCAGGCCGCGCCGCACGCGGCACGGATCAGGTCGACCCCTTCGGGGCCGGTCAGCTCGAGCGTGCCGTCCGTGACGCGCGCGGCAGAGTCCCCGCACGTCCACCACCCCTCGGGCGCCTCCTGCGGAGCCGCGTGCGGCTCGAGCAGGCTCAGGAGGTCCGCGCCGATGTAGTGCGGGCGCAGGCCGGGCTCGGCGAGGACCGCGTCGCGGCCCCCGTTGACGCCCGTCAGGACGTGCAGCCCCGGGTAGCCGCCTGAGCGCGCACCGGCGAGGTCGGTGTCGAGGCGGTCACCGACGACGAGCGGCGAGGACGCCCCGGCCCGCTCAATCGCGAGCCGGTACATCGTCGGCGAGGGCTTGCCCGCGCTCGACGGCTCGATCCCCGTCGCGGCCTGGACGGCCCGCACGAGCGAGCCGTTGCCCGGCGCGAAGCCCCGGGCCGTGGGCAGCGACAGGTCGAGGTTGCTCGCGACGTGCCAGGCACCACGCTGGATCGCGTACGCGGCCTCGGCGAGCTGGGCCCAGCCGAGCTCCGGGGCGAAGCCCTGCGCGACCGCGACCGGCTCCTCGTCGGCACTCTCGACGATCACGAAGCCCGCGTCGTGCACGGCCGTGAAGAGGCCCGCACCACCGACGACGAGCACGCGGGCGCCCGGCTCCAGACGCGTCCGCAGCAGAGCGGCCGCCGCCTGCGCGGCGGTCATGACCTCCTCGGGCGACGTCGGGATGTCGAGCTCGGTGAGCTGCGAGGCCACCGACTGCGGTTCGCGCGACGCGTTGTTCGTGACGAACACCAGGCGCATGCCCGCGGCGCGGGCCCCCCCGAGGCCGGTCGCGGCGTTCGGGATGGGCTCGTGCCCCCGGTAGGCGACGCCGTCGAGGTCGACGAGAGCCAGGTCGTAGCGTTCCGCGAGCGGGGTGTCGCTCGAGATCAGCCCCAGGCTCACTTGGTCTCCTCGTCGTTCTCCACGCCCGACGCCGTGGCGTCCGTCTCGACCGCAGGCTCGTCCGCCGTCGTGGTGTCCGTGCCGTCGGACTCGTCGTCGGAGTCTGCCTCGTCGTCGGAGTCTGCCTCGTCGTCGCCGTCGATCTCGACGGCGTCCTCGGTCAGGTCGTAGACGACGACGTCCTCGTCGAGGGACGTGCCGAGGGCAGCCGCCAGCGCTCGCGGGTCGACGTCCGCGAGGATCGCGGCCGCCTCCTCGGTCCGGCCTGCGGCCTCGAGGACGCTGGCCTTGGCCTGCAGCACACGAAGCGCAAGGTCACCCGTGGCGTCAGCCGCGGGGATCTGGTCGAGCACCGCCAGCGCGGCCTCGAACTCACCGAGATCGACGCGCGCACCGCTCACGACGAGTGCGAGCTCGGTACGACCCGTGGCGTCGAGAGTGCTCGCCTCCTCCGAGGCAGCCAAGGCGATCGCACGCTCAGGACGCTCCAGACCACGCTCGCAGTCCGCCATGATCGGCAGGTGCTCCGACGAACCGTTGAGCCGACGTACCGTGCGCAGCTCGCGCAGCGCCTCGGCATACCGACCCGTCTGGTACGCCGTCAGGCCCGCAGCCTCACGGACCACGTCGACGCGGCCGGCGCGTCGCACCGCGGCCTGAGCGTGCTCGTAGGCCAGCTCGGGGTCGGTGTCGATCAGCTTGCCTGCCATCACCAGGTGACGGCCGACGACCGTCGCGTTCTCCTTGCTCAGCGTCCGCAGACGACCACGCACGTCACGGTCGAGGTCCGAGAACTGCACGGCCTCGTCGATCTCGGGACCCGCGTGGCGCAGGTCCTGCGGCGGACGCGACTGGCGCTCACCCTGGTCAGCAGAGCGCTGCGGGCGGTCGCCGAAGCTCTTGCGCTCACCAGAGCCCGAGGACTGCGGACGGTCGCCGTAGGAACGGCGCTCACCGCCGCCGGACTGGGGACGGTCGCCGTAGCTCTTGCGCTCGCCGCCACCGGACTGGGGGCGGTCGCCGTAGCTCTTGCGCTCGCCGCCACCCGACTGCGGGCGGTCGCCGTAGCTCTTGCGCTCGCCTCCGCCGTAGGAGCCGCCACCCGACTGGGGACGGTCACCGTAGGAGCGGCGCTCGCCGCCGCCGGACTGGGGACGGTCACCGTAGCTCTTGCGCTCACCAGAGCCCGAGGACTGCGGACGGTCGCCGTACGAGCGACGCTCACCGCCACCGGACTGCGGACGGTCGCCGTAGGAACGACGCTCGCCGCCGCCGGACTGGGGACGGTCACCGTAGCTCTTGCGCTCGCCTCCGCCGTAGGAGCCGCCACCCGACTGGGGACGGTCACCGTAGGAACGGCGCTCGCCAGAGCCCGAGGACTGGGGACGGTCGCCGTACGAGCGGCGCTCGCCAGAGCCCGAGGACTGCGGACGGTCGCCGTACGAGCGACGCTCACCGCCACCGGACTGGGGACGGTCGCCGTAGGAACGACGCTCACCGCCGCCGTAGGAGCTGCCACCCGACTGGGGGCGGTCACCGTAGGAACGACGCTCGCCAGAGCCCGAGGACTGCGGACGGTCGCCGTAGGAGCGACGCTCGCCGCCGCCGGACTGGGGACGGTCGCCGTACGAGCGACGCTCACCGCCACCGGACTGCGGACGGTCACCGTAGCTCTTGCGCTCGCCGCCGCCGGACTGGGGACGGTCGCCGTAGGAACGACGCTCACCGCCGCCGTAGGAGCTGCCACCCGACTGGGGGCGGTCACCGTAGGAACGGCGCTCGCCAGAGCCCGAGGACTGCGGACGGTCGCCGTACGAGCGACGCTCACCGCCGCCGTACGAGCTGCCACCCGACTGCGGACGGTCACCGTACGAGCGACGCTCACCGCCACCGTAAGAGCCGCCTCCCGACTGCGGGCGGTCGCCGTAGGAACGACGGTCTCCAGAGTCCTGGCGGCGGTCCCCGCCGGCTCGCTCAGGCCTGTTC
This region of Oerskovia jenensis genomic DNA includes:
- a CDS encoding TlyA family RNA methyltransferase codes for the protein MGVRVDAELVRRGLARSRRQAAELVAAGRVTIDGRIVAKPSLPVTDGQSVAVEQDPTDPGYASRAAFKLAGALDAIAAEVPGDAPRTAGASCLDLGASTGGFTDVLLRRGARRVVAVDVGHDQLVPGLREDPRVVVREGFNVRDLAPDDLDETPDVVVADLSFISLRLVLPPVAAVVARGTDLLLMVKPQFEVGRERLGTGGVVRDPALHARAVLDVALDAAALGLQPLGVIPSPLPGPSGNREFFVWLRATGGPADLDREALARAVEHAAASPVTTEPVVALVARTGHPGDREGTDVIDLTAAPGTSGRRDLTDSQPVPDDGAPPQDHGTAADPRPTGGAL
- a CDS encoding NAD kinase; the protein is MTRRVLIVTHGGRPEAVVALHEAVKELQDAGFEVGLHDDDLAETFGDHMAQLRTREGVAESEVVMVLGGDGTILRAAELTHGTGVPLLGVNLGHVGFLAEAEREGLPAAVQRLAARDYVVEERGVLEVRVTLPGEDEPRIGWALNEATVEKASRERMIEVAIGVDGRPLSSFGCDGVVMSTATGSTAHAFSAGGPVVWPDVDAMLLVPLAAHALFARPLVVGPRSTFALELLQRSGAAVLTCDGRRRIDLPAGARVEVSRGDTPILLARLSTAPFTDRLVSKFSLPVVGWRGRVAEDAADAVRVARKAATDAVDAARLGGSRPTAPDPKED
- a CDS encoding HAD-IIA family hydrolase, which produces MSLGLISSDTPLAERYDLALVDLDGVAYRGHEPIPNAATGLGGARAAGMRLVFVTNNASREPQSVASQLTELDIPTSPEEVMTAAQAAAALLRTRLEPGARVLVVGGAGLFTAVHDAGFVIVESADEEPVAVAQGFAPELGWAQLAEAAYAIQRGAWHVASNLDLSLPTARGFAPGNGSLVRAVQAATGIEPSSAGKPSPTMYRLAIERAGASSPLVVGDRLDTDLAGARSGGYPGLHVLTGVNGGRDAVLAEPGLRPHYIGADLLSLLEPHAAPQEAPEGWWTCGDSAARVTDGTLELTGPEGVDLIRAACGAAWATVDAGGSVEADTVPELAVGNP